From the genome of Aspergillus fumigatus Af293 chromosome 1, whole genome shotgun sequence, one region includes:
- the mdm12 gene encoding ERMES complex subunit MDM12, producing MSIDVNWRFATSGPDGEALAERIRSFIHDRFQQVALPRFIRSVQVHAFDFGTIPPELEIKDFCEPFADFYEEDDDDHTSDASEERGEEHSSRWNSTHPELNEPSYREDTAVNHSLRDPFPDGFPTSPLRSPLGEHLNPHFLPRASTPGIPGGTSTLGYHLMSLGGLSGTQTPLAAVAGGNPFASGWSDSGMGPGNRGRSETHAGMQHPRAEPEIDTSNSTSRPSTANTLPSHPSGSSKNSGQAATGRNDHPSLHAGEHLEDSVTQGQLPLPPRMRERRPEDFQVLCHVKYAGDVRLSLTAEILLDYPMPSFVGLPLKLNVTGITFDGVAVIAYIRKRVHFCFLSAEDADALIGPEQQQQRESAGDDHRPQSRPDSSASASQKRHGGLLQEIRVESEIGRKEDGKQVLKNVGKVERFVLAQVRRIFEEELVYPSFWTFLI from the coding sequence ATGTCCATAGACGTCAACTGGAGGTTCGCCACCTCCGGTCCAGACGGAGAAGCGCTTGCTGAACGTATCCGATCCTTCATCCACGATAGATTCCAGCAGGTCGCTCTGCCCCGGTTCATCCGTTCTGTCCAAGTCCACGCTTTTGATTTTGGGACCATTCCGCCGGAGCTCGAGATTAAAGATTTCTGTGAGCCCTTTGCCGACTTctacgaggaagatgatgacgaccaTACGTCCGATGCGTCCGAGGAGCGTGGGGAGGAGCACTCGAGTCGGTGGAACAGTACCCATCCAGAGCTCAACGAGCCCTCCTATCGAGAAGATACAGCCGTGAATCATTCCTTACGAGATCCTTTTCCTGACGGGTTTCCTACCTCCCCGTTGCGATCGCCTTTAGGCGAGCACCTCAATCCTCATTTCCTTCCGCGTGCCAGTACTCCTGGTATTCCCGGTGGAACTTCGACATTAGGTTATCACCTGATGTCGCTCGGCGGGCTCTCCGGTACGCAAACGCCTCTTGCTGCGGTAGCGGGGGGAAACCCATTCGCGAGCGGTTGGTCAGATTCCGGCATGGGGCCGGGGAACAGGGGTCGTTCGGAGACACACGCCGGGATGCAGCACCCACGCGCCGAACCCGAGATCGACACCAGCAACTCGACATCCCGTCCGTCAACAGCAAATACCCTTCCTTCCCATCCGTCGGGTTCAAGCAAGAACAGCGGCCAAGCTGCGACCGGGAGAAACGATCATCCATCACTTCATGCTGGGGAACACCTAGAGGACTCGGTCACGCAGGGGCAACTGCCTCTGCCCCCTCGGATGCGTGAGCGCCGCCCGGAAGATTTCCAAGTTCTCTGCCATGTCAAGTATGCCGGCGACGTGCGCTTATCTTTGACGGCAGAGATTCTTCTAGACTACCCGATGCCCAGCTTCGTGGGTCTGCCACTAAAACTGAATGTCACAGGCATCACCTTTGACGGTGTAGCTGTCATCGCATATATCCGTAAACGAGTACATTTCTGCTTCTTATCCGCAGAAGACGCGGACGCCCTGATTGGTCccgagcagcaacagcaacggGAATCAGCTGGGGATGACCACCGTCCGCAGTCCCGACCTGACTCTTCCGCCTCGGCGTCCCAGAAGCGCCATGGAGGCTTACTGCAGGAGATCCGGGTAGAAAGTGAGATCGGCCGCAAAGAAGATGGGAAGCAAGTATTGAAGAACGTGGGCAAGGTCGAACGCTTCGTTCTCGCGCAGGTGCGCAGGATCTTCGAAGAGGAGCTTGTTTATCCTAGCTTCTGGACTTTTCTTATCTGA
- a CDS encoding putative BAP31 domain protein: protein MTLYYSLVFCLLVFEMAVFMGLIIPLPFTVKRKLFTFISESPLVAKLQYGMKITFIFILILFIDSVNRVYRVQLELASFTKEGNSMGAAALGTDRMEVQARKFYSQRNMYLCGFTLFLSLILNRTYTMILEVLRLEDRVKHLEGDKKAGGKDSARLAQAGDIGEIARLRKEIEAKDLDIETLKKQCEGLTREYHSLGDRVTGTTNDGSKKDL, encoded by the exons ATGACTCTTTATTACAGCTTG gtcttctgccttcttgtATTTGAGATGGCCGTCTTCATGGGCCTTATCATCCCGCTCCCTTTCACTGTCAAGCGGAAGCTGTTTACGTTCATTTCGGAAAGTCCCTTAGTAGCGAAATTACAATATGGAATGAAG ATCACATTCATATTCATATTGATTCTGTTCATTGACAGCGTCAACCGCGTCTATCGCGTACAATTGGAGCTTGCCTCCTTCACCAAGGAAGGCAATAGCATGGG AGCGGCCGCTCTTGGCACAGATCGCATGGAAGTCCAGGCTCGCAAGTTCTACTCTCAACGAAACATGTACCTTTGCGGCTTCACTCTCTTCCTGTCTCTCATCCTCAACCGTACCTATACCATGATCCTTGAGGTCCTTCGCCTTGAGGACCGCGTCAAGCACCTTGAGGGCGACAAAAAGGCGGGCGGCAAGGACTCTGCCCGCCTCGCTCAGGCTGGTGATATCGGAGAGATTGCACGCCTTaggaaggagattgaggccaAAGACCTTGACATTGAGACCCTGAAGAAGCAGTGTGAGGGACTTACCCGCGAATACCACAGCTTGGGCGACAGGGTCACTGGTACCACCAACGACGGCTCCAAGAAGGACCTGTGA